The stretch of DNA TAGTTGCTTCGCTATATGATTTTCTGCCAATCGTTTTTTCCCTTTACCGAATAAATTTTCACGTAACGTAGTTCCTTCATACTCCGTTCGATAGATTCCCCGTTCTTGTAATATAGGTACTACGTGATCAACAAAATCTCCGAAGGTATCAGGAGAAGTTGCTAATGCGACATTAAAACCGTCTATATCAGCTTCAACAGCCCACTTTTGTATTTGATCAGCAATCTGTTCTGGAGTACCGACAAACTTCGGGCAACCATTTCCAAGACCATGATTTTTTATTGCTTCACGTAACGTCCATTTTCGATGCGGGTCTTTCGTATATAAATCTAGATTTCCTTGCACTGCTTCTGTTTCAATATCTTCAATATATTGATCTGGATCATACTCTGAAAAATCAATTCCTGTATGTCCTGATAGTAAAGAAGCTGTGCCTTCATAACTGATATGATTCACGAAGTCTTCATACTTCGCAATCGCCTCTGCTTCTGTTGAGCCAACAATCGGTAACATCATCGGGAATATTTTGACGTCATCTGCATTTCTTCCATTTGCTTGAGCACGCTTTCGAATGTCGGCAGAATAATTCTTCAACGATTCAATTGATGTCTGCTTTGTGAAAACGGCCTCTGCATGTTTTGCCGCAAAATCTCTTCCCTTTGGAGATGCTCCAGCTTGGAATAATACTGGCGTTCGTTGTGGTGAAGGCTCAACTAAGTGTGGTCCAGGCAAATTAAAAAACTCACCGCTATGATTAATTAAATGAACTTTCTCTGGGTCAGCAAAAGAGTCATTGGAACGGTCATAGGTCACCGAATCCTCTTCCCAGCTGTGTTCCCAAAGCTTGTAGACCACATCCAAAAATTCATCTGCTCGATTATAACGTAATTCTTTCGGCAACCTTTCCGTTAAACCCATATTGACTGCTTCACTTTCCAAATAGGAAGTTACGACATTCCACCCAACTCTGCCTCCGGTTAAATGATCTAAAGTGGAGAGCTGACGTGACAATACATACGGTTGAGCATAAGTGGTAGATATGGTTGGTGCAAAACCGAGATGCTCGGTAACTGCAGCCATCGCTGTAATCGGAAGTAAAGGATCGTGTGCAGGTAGTTGTACGGCACCTCTTGTCGCTGCATCATGATTTTTCCCATATACACTGTACGTACCTAACACATCGGCAATAAATAACGCGTCAAATTTCCCGCGTTCAAGTATTTGTGCAATTTCCGTCCAGTAATTTAAACGATTATGATTTATTCCGCGATCTTTTTCATGTTTCCATAGTCCCGTTGAATGAGGGGATGGTGAATTTTGTACGAATCCATTAAAATGAATTTGCTTTGGCATACACTCAGCTCCTTGTATATGAATAAGATAATTACACTAAAATTGAGGTTAAGTCTACAAAACTATTCATCATCGTAAGCATTTAACGCATTGACACTATGTGCTAAAGCAGAACCTGCTTTAAGAGCAACTGCTACAAAAATTGCCTCGGATAGCTCATCTTTACTCGCACCAGCTTTTTTGGCATTTTTCGTATGCAAATCAATGCAATACGCACATCCTGTTGTATGTGCAGAGGCTACAGCTATCAGCTCTTTTTCTTTTACTGTAAGTTTACCTTCTTCCAAAGTTGCTCCATCAAATGTCAAGAAAGCTTTAAAAGCATCTTCGCTTGTTTCACTTAGTTCCTGTAGTCGTTTAAAGTAAGAAGCTTTATACAACTCATCATCACCATTTTCGTCATATGCATTTAATCCATTTACTCCATGCGCTAATGAGGAACCTGCTTTTAATGCAGTAGCAACAAATATCGCTTCAGTTACTTCCTCTTTATCCGCGCCTTGCTTTTTCACATTTCCAACATGGAGTTCAATACAATATGGACAACCTGTAATATGGGCAACCGCCACTGCAATTAATTCTTTTTGCTTCACCGAAAGCTTCCCTTCTTCAAGTGCTTTGTTATTAAAAGCAAAGAACGAATGAAATACTTCTGGTGCAAATTCCTTTAACTCTTGAATACGACTGAAATACGATTTTTTATAAAGACTCTCTGTTTTTATAGTTGGCATAATACACGCTCTCCTCTTCATTTTAGATTTTTATAAACTACGATCACTTGACAGTTTCGATCCCCCTACTTTAGTTACCTGATTGGTTTACTCATATTTGAAGTCAAACTGTTCCACTTATTTTTCCAAACCCTCACTGACAACAAAGAAAAAACTCTTCCGATGAGAAAGAGTTTTATTTAAAAGGTATAAACACTTTTCTCATCTATCAAGCCTACGCTTGCTGGAATGAGCACCATGTTACTTCATTGTAACTGGTTGCTGCGGGATCAATGGACCAGATTCCTCCCCCGACTCTTGATAAGGAAAAATAATATGAAGTTGTATAAGATTTGTATATTAGCATAACGAACCCTCAATTAACTGTCAATAGTTAATTTTTTAATAATTCAATGTAATGAAAAATTGAATCTATTGGACTATACATCCGAATTTTATGTTTATAAGGACTCACAATTTTAGTCATTAACAGTCGTAAAGGGTGAATTACATACTCCCTCAACCAGATGCACACGACGGTATTCATTAACATTACTTGGCTTGAATAGTCGTTTTCCCATTCTTAAAGTTATTATTTTTCTAAAATACAAACATTCGTTCTGAAAAATGGAGCGGAATGGTTTACATTATGGTAGATTTATGAGAACATATATTTGGCAAGAAAGGAAAGGTGAACCTATCTATGTAATAAAACTTGTTGGAGGAAATGTAGAATCCGTTATCTCCAAAAATGAGAGTACGTTACAATTCACATCCTACGAAGAAGCAGAAGCATACAAAGAGGAGTTATTGAAAGAAAATTTCCTTTCAAATAGATTCGATATAATTATAGATAAAGAGGACCTCACTTAAATGTGAGGTTTTTTGCTTTTTTCAAAGAAGGTTCATTTACATACACTTTTTGCTTAGTCCCCATGAAGATTTTTTCAAACCATAGAAAGCCTCCTGTCACTACCTGAATAGTTTCCTCACAAATTGTAGTTTAGATCCTATACTTTTCGGCTAAATAGAAGAACATACTAGAATCAGCAAGATGAAAAGGGTGAAGAAATGACAACATGTTCAACTAGTAGAAGTATTGGATTAATTTCAGCTCCTGGCTATCCAAACCATATTGCAGCAAAATTAAAAGAAGAACTCCCAAATCTACTAGAATTCTATGTAGACGATGATTGTGAATGGGAGGTTCAATATATAGAAGACCCACTTACAGGAACCGGTGAATCAAATGATATTCTAAATGCCACTAAGGCTACAAAGAACAATAATCATTGGGACTTTGGCGTTTGTCTTACGGATTTACCTTTATTCAAAGATAAGCGGCTAATTATTGCAGAAGCAAATCAAGAGGAAAATATAGCGTTGGTCAGTATGCCAAGTCTAGGTTCCACAATGATGATTAAAAGGTTGCGAGAATCTATATTACAATTAGTCAATGAAATGTATTATGGCAGCTCTGATGTGGACAGAGAAAAGGCCGAACTCCACCTTCAGTCTATGAATGAAGAGCATAAAGAATTGAAAAACAAGAGTTCCACACGTTTAATTGGAAAGCGTTTATTAGAACGAATTTCCCCTATTGAACGAGAAACACCTGATAAACATGAGAATCAAGGTGAATGCGATGTCGATGTTCGTTTTACTGTTCCTCGTAAATGGAGTATTGCTATACGAATCATTACTGGAATGGTTCGAGCAAATCGACCTTGGTCACTTTTCCCTACGTTTATGAAAGTAATTATGATTGCATTTACTACTGGTGCATATGCTCTTGTTTTTCCGACACTATGGCAGTTAAGTGATTTTTATTCATTGCCACGCATGCTTATATTAATGTTTATTGCTATCACTTCTATGGTAGGTTGGATTATATTAGCCCACAAACTATGGGAACGGCCTCAAGATGGTAAAGATGACTACGTACGAAAACTATATAATGCTACCACCGTCTTAACCTTGCTAGCAACTGTATGTCTTTATTATCTCATTTTATATATTCTATTTACTTTTGCTGTTAATATATTTATCCCAATAGAATTACTTGAAGCTCAAATAAATGAAGAAGTTAACTTTACTAGTTATCTATACATTGCTTGGTTAGCTACAAGTATAGCAACGATTATTGGTGCCCTTGGTTCTGCTTTGGAAGATGAAGATGTAGTTCTATCTTCAACGTATGGTTATCGCCAACGGCAGAGACATAAACAGGTTAAAGAACAACGAGAACAAGAAAAAGCAGAGGAAGACCAAAAAAATGTATCGAGTGACTGATAAATACAAAGAATGTACTACCTTTCGTTACTTCCAATGAAGGATTTTATACGTAAAGAAAATATACCGGATGCTTTTTCCTTTAGAGAAGCAACCGGTTTTTCATTTTAATCTATTTTTTTCGCTTCAGTATTACAGTTTTATTCAATCTGTTCGCTAAATCTCTAGATGCTTCCTGTATATAGCCATGGACAGTGTTAAATACATCATTAGAAACAACCGAAAGTCCTTCCGCCATATTAGTTATTAAATCTTCCTTATCTTCTTCTGACAATGATTCATAAAAAAGTCCGGGTTGTGTAAAATCATCTTGTTTTTCAATATCTGACCGCTGTAGCTCCCCTTCAACAAATCGACCATCACCGCTTGTCACTAAGTCACCTGGCCACCAATTAGATTGATTATTTACTGGAACATTACGAAAATCAGGACCAATACGATAACGCTGTGAATCAGAATATATATTAGCTCTTCCTTGCAGCATCTTATCATCCGAAAGCTCAACACCTTCTAATAAATTCGTAGGCGAAAATGCTGCTTTCTCTACCTGTTCCATATAATTGTCTGGATTTTTATTTAATTTCATAACTCCTACTGGTTTAAAAGGAAATTGTTGTTGATCCCATAACTTCGTATCATCTAATGGATCATAGGGTAAACTGGCAGCATCTTTTGGATCCATAATCTGTATATATAATCCATATTCGACTGGCTCCCCTCTTTCAATTGCATCATGTAAATCTTGCCCTGCAATATCTGGATTTTCACCAGCTAATTTAACCGCTTCTTCATTACGAATATATTCCTCTCCGGCTATCGGTGCCCACGTATATTTAATAAAATACCGTTTTCCTTCTGCATTTTTCCATACATAGGTATTTACACTATGCCCAGGCAAATGACGTAAACTTTTCACTGTGCCAAGATTAGAATAAACAAGTAGTGTAAAGAGAAGTGATTCAGGTGCGCGTGCTACAAAGTTCCAATAGCGTGTCGGATCGATTAAGTTATTTACTGGAGATGGTAAAAATGCTTTAATCGCTTCTGGAAAACGAATGGTGTCGCGAACAGAAAAAACAGGAATATGATTGCAGATCAAATCAAATATACCATCTTCACTGTAAAATTTAGTCGCAAATCCTCGTACATTTCTTGAAGTATCAGGCGTTCCCTTCGTACTGACTGCTAAGGAGAATCGCACAAATACTGGCACTTGTGTACCTGGTATCTGTAGAAAAGATAAAGTTGTATAGTCGCTCATAGAATACAATGTTTCAAAATAACCAAACGCCCCCCAACCTTTTACATGAACTGGTCTTTCGGTAATCTTTTCATGAATAAATGTCTGTAATGTTTCATGCTCGATATTGTCCTGTTTTAAAATTGGACCACGTTTTCCAACCGTCTGTGAATGAATTTCTGCTGGAAGATCAATATTCCAGTTAAAAGCAGCGGGATTCGCATGGGATTTATCGCTCGCATTCCCTGGATATCCATGTAGTCCTTGACTCCCAAACCCTTGTGAATAATTACGAGAATTATTCTGCTCATCGTTATTTCCTTTAGTCATGGTCAAACCTCCTATCACACCAAGATCAAAGCGCAAACGTCCGTTTACCACCGTATGTCCTGGACGTAACCGTATGAGATCAACTGCTGCAATATTTATAATTTCGTATACAATAAATAAACTCTTATCAATTTATGTCCTACAGATATGGCTTAGAACTTTAGGTATAAATTCCAAAGCCACATTTGTTTTAACCGATTTGATTAAGGGGATAGTGTAAAAAGGAGATTGATAACAATGCGCTTTGCACCATTTTTCATTCTAGCTGTCCTTGGATATTTCTTGATCAGCATTCCTCTCATTTATTTGATAGATTTCGTATTTTTAAAAGATGGAATTACATTTAACAGTCTAAGGAACAATGCGATTGGATTTTTGCTAGCTATAGTCTTTATTTACTTTGTATTGTACAGAAGAAAAAAGAAATGAAATTTAAAAAACCTATGCCCACATGTAGCGAACATAGGTTTTTAAAACAATTATTAACTTACAACAAAATTCATCATAACTATTACGTTCATTCTTTGGTTGAAGAAATACCTTTGACTATCTGCACTTTCTCAGCATCTAAACCTTTTGAAAAATCACCATCAATTTGGACACCTGATCCAAAATGATATTGGTCTGCATGAACAACATGGTGTATTTCATCGATATTATTCACATTTAAGCCACCGCCTGGTAATATGCTTGGTCCACCAGTGGACTTCGCTAATGAAACTAAGTTCTTTAATGAATGCTTTCCTTCTATACAATTCGGAGCACCACCAGACGTTAAAATACGCTGTACATTCCTACACTTAGCAATGGACAAAAAAGCTTCTTCCAAAGAAGGAACTTCATCAAATGCCCGATGTACCGTAATATCCAACTCATCAGAGATGCTTGCCACCGTTTCTAGCGCATTCATATTTATTGTATTATCCTGATGCAAAGCACCAAAAACAATTCCTTTTCCACCCAATTCTACGACATTTCGAATATCCTCATATATTGTATCTAATTCACACTTTGTATAAGCAAAATGATAGCTATGCGGACGAATCATTATTTGTACTGGTATATTTACATGTTCCAATACTTGTTTAATTGTTCCATAACTTGGAGTTAGTCCTCCTTCTTTCATTCCTGATACTAACTCTAATCGATCCACACCAAATTTTTCTGCTTGTATTGCTTCTTCCACTGTCTGCACAATTGCTTCGATATACAATATTGTCACTCCACTCTTTGATTTTACATTTTGATTGTAAATATTCCCTATTAAACTTACTGTAAATAATATATTTATTCTGTCAAGTGTCTATAGTAGATAGTATAATTCATAAAGAACTTTCTATCGCTAAGATATCCTATATACTATACATAGAAATACGTGGAGGTGATGACCATCTTAACAGAACAATTAGCAAGTCAAATCGTCCAACGCACTATGTCCATTATACATGCCAATATAAATATTATGGATCGAACAGGAACAATCATCGCTTCAGGTAACCCTTCTAGAATTGGTCAGTTACATGATGGCGCTGTTCAAGTAATTAAAGAAAAACGAACGATCGAAATTGACACATCAGGAGCGACTCATTGGCAAAGCTCTCAATCAGGGATTAACTTACCGATTACTTTTCAAAACAATATTATAGGTGTTATCGGGATAACAGGCCCCCCTGATAAAATCCGTGATTATTCTCAATTAATCCAAATGGGAGCTGAACTAACTTTAGAGCAAGCTTTTTTAACAAATGAAATCCAGCAAAACAAACAAATTCGCCAAAATCAAATTACGAATATTCTTTTGGGTACAGAACAAGATCAAACATATATTCAAGAAAGAGCTCACTATGCAAAACTAGATATCCAAACAACCTATGCTGTGATTATAATATTTACTCCCGTCTTAGATAAAAAACATACAGAAGAGGTAGAGAAACATATTCAATCTTGGCTAAATCATGAAGATGAACATATCCGATTATTTACAAATCAACATCTTATACTTAAAAAGGAAATTGGATATTCTAACCCTGCTCATATAAAGGATATATTAGTAGAAAAGCATAAGAATTCTTCCATCCCCAATATGACAATTGCAGTCGGGTCTTATTTAACGGGAGTAGACGGTTGGAGACAATCCTATCAACAAGCTCAAAAAATAATCGAAGTCACAAAAACGTTGTATCCCTCCGGTGGGGTTTGGAATTATGAAGACTTAAGTCTCGAAATCTTGGCTTATGATTTGCTCAAGAATAAACCGCAGTCAGCGAAAGAGCTGACTACGACATATCAACGCATTCTTACAGAGAGTGATGGAATACAACTGCATCAAACATTACAAACTTATATCGAAGAAAACGGAAAAGTGTCCATTACATCTGATAAGCTATTTATTCATCGAAATACATTGACCTATCGACTCGATAAAATACATCAAATCACTGGAAAAGATCCTAGAAATATCAATCATCTTCTAGAATTAAAAATGGCAAGCCTTTTGTATGATCTAGAATCAAACTAACACCTGATTCATGCAAACGCACAAAAACACCTAGTTGAAAACGTTACCTTTTTGTTCATGTGACTAATGATATCCACTGCTGATAACGCTTACAATAAAGATAGTCTTAAACAACATGTATTGAAGGTGAGCAGCTATGGAAATAGAAGTAAGTGCACTCGGTGCAATTATCGGTTTAATTATATCTATTGTAATGATATTAAAGAAAATTCCGCCAGTATATGGTCTAATGACTGGGGCATTAATTGGCGGTTTGATAGGCGGTACCAATATTGTTGATACCGTAAGCCTAATGGTTAGCGGTGCCCAAGGAATTATTCCATCCGTTTTAAGAATCTTGGCTGCAGGAGTACTTGCAGGTATCCTTATTGAATCAGGAGCAGCAGCTAAAATAGCACAATCTATCGTAGCAAAATTTGGTGAGAAACGTGCCCTATTAGCACTCGCATTAGCAACGATGTTCTTAACAGCAGTCGGCGTGTTTGTTGATGTAGCAGTAATTACCGTTGCCCCTATTGCTCTTGTGATCGCTTCGAATGCGGGAATATCTAGAATGGCGATTTTACTAGCAATGGTCGGTGGAGGAAAAGCAGGTAATGTGATGTCTCCTAACCCAAATACGATCGCAGTTTCTGATGCGTTCGATGTCCCGTTGATTTCTGTGATGGGAGCAGGCGTTGTTCCTGCTATATTTGGTATTATTACTACGTATATCATCGCGAAAAAAATCGCGTCACGTGGAACGATGATCGAAGAAAAAGAAATTGAACAATCCGAAGAGTACACTTTACCATCATTGTTTACATCCTTACTTGGTCCTATTGTTGCAATTATTCTACTTGCATTACGACCTCTTTTTGATATAAGTATTGACCCAATAATCGCACTTCCTGTCGGAGGATTAATTGGAATAATTGCCATGGGACAATGGCGTAAAACGAATGACTATATTAAAACTGGTCTAGAAAAAATGGCACCTGTAGCTATTCTGTTGATCGGTACAGGTACACTAGCCGGAATTATCCAAAATTCACGTATTGATACAGTGTTAATAAGTGCTTTAGAAGGACTCGGTTTACCAGCATTCTCACTTGCTCCAGTCTCTGGGATATTTATGTCAGGTGCAACCGCATCAACTACAGCAGGGGCTACAGTAGCAAGTAGTGTATTTGCTTCTACCTTACTCGAAATGGGAGTAGCAGCGCTAGGCGGTGCAGCAATGATCCATGCAGGTTCAACGGTAATTGACCATATGCCCCACGGAAGTTTCTTCCATGCAACAGCAGGAAGTGTTGGAATGCAAGTAAAGGAACGATTAAAATTAATTCCTTACGAAACATTGGTAGGGTTAACAATCGCAATTGTATCTACGATAATATACGGAATTATACCGTTGTTCTTTTAAGTTAGGAGGGATTGGAATTGAAGAAAATCGTTATCGCACCGGATTCATTTAAGGAGAGTATGACAGCGAAACAAGCGGCAGTTGCAATTGCTAAAGGAATCAAAACTGTATTTCATCAACAGTTAGATCTCGAACTAATACCAATGGCAGACGGCGGTGAAGGAACAACTCAATCCCTTGCCGATGCACTTAGTGGAACCATACATTCAAAAATAGTTAACGGACCTTTAGGAGATCCGGTTACGGCTTCTTACGCAATTTCCGGTGACACAAAGACAGCAATTATTGAAATGGCAGAGGCGTCGGGACTTGCCCTTGTCCCTAATGAAAAACGAAATCCTTTAAAAACATCAACTTATGGTACAGGACAATTGATACAAGCCGCACTTGACCATAATGTAGAAAAAATCATTCTTGGCATTGGCGGAAGTGCTACCAATGATGGCGGCGCAGGTGTAGTGGAAGCATTAGGTGGCAGATTGTTAGACTCAGAAGGGAACTCTCTACCTTCAAACGGTGGAAGTCTAATCCACCTTAATGATATCGATGTAAGTAATTTAGATAAAAGATTACAAGGTGTAGAAATAATCGTTGCTTGTGATGTTGACAACCCATTATTAGGAGAGCATGGTGCAAGTGCAATTTATGGGCCGCAAAAAGGTGCAGATAAAAAAATGGTAGCTGACCTTGATTCAGCTCTGAGTAATTACCATGACGTAGTAGAACGAGTAACAAAGAAATCAGTGAAAGATATCCCGGGAGCTGGCGCAGCTGGAGGACTTGGCGCTGGATTACTAGCAGTACTTCAGGCAAAGCTCGAACCTGGTGTAGAAATCGTCTTGAAAGAAACCAATTTTCATGAACGAGTAGCTGATGCTGATCTTGTCATCACTGGTGAAGGAAAAATCGATGGGCAAACCATCTATGGGAAAACCCCTATTGGCGTTGCCAAGGCTGCGAAAAAGTTCGGTGTTCCAGTTATAGCTCTAAGTGGAACGTTAGGTGCGGATTATGAAATAGTCTATGACCACGGTATCGACGCTGCATTTAGTATTGTTCAAGGTCCTTGTGATTTAGAAGATGCCTTAGAGAATGGACCAGACTATTTGGAAAAATTGGCAGGTAGTGTTAGTCGAGTATTAAAAATATGAAATGATTAGAAAAGGAGGGAATGGGCAAATCAGCCGTTCCCTCCTTTTTTGATTTAAAATAGTTTCTTTCTATCTATTTTACTATCGCAGTAAAATTATAAATTAATTCCCTGCAAGATATAGGCCTAGAGTTGCGATTAATGCACTTCCAATGTAAGTTCCTGTAAATACAAACACCGCTACAATGGCTACTCTCCATGAAGTGTTTTTCAGATCGACTAATCTATTTGCTACTGATATACCAGCAAAAGTTAAAATAGGTGTTGTAATTGATAAGAAATCGACTGCTTGTATAGCTTGTATAAAAAAATCGGATAACAGACACATCAATAATGAAACAATAGAAACCCACCCCAAAACAGGGAATTCACGCAATATCGATATAGAAGTCTTATTTACTAAATCGGATATAAAAATCCCTATCATCGAAAATAACCACAAGACACCTAATCCTAGCACCGTCATCCCAGTTACTGGCATTGAATTCGGATCTTTTACATGTTTTATCTCCTGAGTGAACATAATCAAGCCTACACTTAATAATATTATAAGACCGTATTTAATATATTTATTAGATAATAGTCCAGTCATTACTTCTCACCTCGAACTAAAAGTTTATACATAAACTGTTGTA from Oceanobacillus iheyensis HTE831 encodes:
- a CDS encoding LLM class flavin-dependent oxidoreductase; translation: MPKQIHFNGFVQNSPSPHSTGLWKHEKDRGINHNRLNYWTEIAQILERGKFDALFIADVLGTYSVYGKNHDAATRGAVQLPAHDPLLPITAMAAVTEHLGFAPTISTTYAQPYVLSRQLSTLDHLTGGRVGWNVVTSYLESEAVNMGLTERLPKELRYNRADEFLDVVYKLWEHSWEEDSVTYDRSNDSFADPEKVHLINHSGEFFNLPGPHLVEPSPQRTPVLFQAGASPKGRDFAAKHAEAVFTKQTSIESLKNYSADIRKRAQANGRNADDVKIFPMMLPIVGSTEAEAIAKYEDFVNHISYEGTASLLSGHTGIDFSEYDPDQYIEDIETEAVQGNLDLYTKDPHRKWTLREAIKNHGLGNGCPKFVGTPEQIADQIQKWAVEADIDGFNVALATSPDTFGDFVDHVVPILQERGIYRTEYEGTTLRENLFGKGKKRLAENHIAKQLGIVHT
- a CDS encoding carboxymuconolactone decarboxylase family protein; its protein translation is MPTIKTESLYKKSYFSRIQELKEFAPEVFHSFFAFNNKALEEGKLSVKQKELIAVAVAHITGCPYCIELHVGNVKKQGADKEEVTEAIFVATALKAGSSLAHGVNGLNAYDENGDDELYKASYFKRLQELSETSEDAFKAFLTFDGATLEEGKLTVKEKELIAVASAHTTGCAYCIDLHTKNAKKAGASKDELSEAIFVAVALKAGSALAHSVNALNAYDDE
- a CDS encoding catalase, encoding MTKGNNDEQNNSRNYSQGFGSQGLHGYPGNASDKSHANPAAFNWNIDLPAEIHSQTVGKRGPILKQDNIEHETLQTFIHEKITERPVHVKGWGAFGYFETLYSMSDYTTLSFLQIPGTQVPVFVRFSLAVSTKGTPDTSRNVRGFATKFYSEDGIFDLICNHIPVFSVRDTIRFPEAIKAFLPSPVNNLIDPTRYWNFVARAPESLLFTLLVYSNLGTVKSLRHLPGHSVNTYVWKNAEGKRYFIKYTWAPIAGEEYIRNEEAVKLAGENPDIAGQDLHDAIERGEPVEYGLYIQIMDPKDAASLPYDPLDDTKLWDQQQFPFKPVGVMKLNKNPDNYMEQVEKAAFSPTNLLEGVELSDDKMLQGRANIYSDSQRYRIGPDFRNVPVNNQSNWWPGDLVTSGDGRFVEGELQRSDIEKQDDFTQPGLFYESLSEEDKEDLITNMAEGLSVVSNDVFNTVHGYIQEASRDLANRLNKTVILKRKK
- a CDS encoding copper homeostasis protein CutC, whose translation is MTILYIEAIVQTVEEAIQAEKFGVDRLELVSGMKEGGLTPSYGTIKQVLEHVNIPVQIMIRPHSYHFAYTKCELDTIYEDIRNVVELGGKGIVFGALHQDNTINMNALETVASISDELDITVHRAFDEVPSLEEAFLSIAKCRNVQRILTSGGAPNCIEGKHSLKNLVSLAKSTGGPSILPGGGLNVNNIDEIHHVVHADQYHFGSGVQIDGDFSKGLDAEKVQIVKGISSTKE
- a CDS encoding CdaR family transcriptional regulator, producing MTILTEQLASQIVQRTMSIIHANINIMDRTGTIIASGNPSRIGQLHDGAVQVIKEKRTIEIDTSGATHWQSSQSGINLPITFQNNIIGVIGITGPPDKIRDYSQLIQMGAELTLEQAFLTNEIQQNKQIRQNQITNILLGTEQDQTYIQERAHYAKLDIQTTYAVIIIFTPVLDKKHTEEVEKHIQSWLNHEDEHIRLFTNQHLILKKEIGYSNPAHIKDILVEKHKNSSIPNMTIAVGSYLTGVDGWRQSYQQAQKIIEVTKTLYPSGGVWNYEDLSLEILAYDLLKNKPQSAKELTTTYQRILTESDGIQLHQTLQTYIEENGKVSITSDKLFIHRNTLTYRLDKIHQITGKDPRNINHLLELKMASLLYDLESN
- a CDS encoding GntP family permease, producing MEIEVSALGAIIGLIISIVMILKKIPPVYGLMTGALIGGLIGGTNIVDTVSLMVSGAQGIIPSVLRILAAGVLAGILIESGAAAKIAQSIVAKFGEKRALLALALATMFLTAVGVFVDVAVITVAPIALVIASNAGISRMAILLAMVGGGKAGNVMSPNPNTIAVSDAFDVPLISVMGAGVVPAIFGIITTYIIAKKIASRGTMIEEKEIEQSEEYTLPSLFTSLLGPIVAIILLALRPLFDISIDPIIALPVGGLIGIIAMGQWRKTNDYIKTGLEKMAPVAILLIGTGTLAGIIQNSRIDTVLISALEGLGLPAFSLAPVSGIFMSGATASTTAGATVASSVFASTLLEMGVAALGGAAMIHAGSTVIDHMPHGSFFHATAGSVGMQVKERLKLIPYETLVGLTIAIVSTIIYGIIPLFF
- a CDS encoding glycerate kinase; the encoded protein is MELKKIVIAPDSFKESMTAKQAAVAIAKGIKTVFHQQLDLELIPMADGGEGTTQSLADALSGTIHSKIVNGPLGDPVTASYAISGDTKTAIIEMAEASGLALVPNEKRNPLKTSTYGTGQLIQAALDHNVEKIILGIGGSATNDGGAGVVEALGGRLLDSEGNSLPSNGGSLIHLNDIDVSNLDKRLQGVEIIVACDVDNPLLGEHGASAIYGPQKGADKKMVADLDSALSNYHDVVERVTKKSVKDIPGAGAAGGLGAGLLAVLQAKLEPGVEIVLKETNFHERVADADLVITGEGKIDGQTIYGKTPIGVAKAAKKFGVPVIALSGTLGADYEIVYDHGIDAAFSIVQGPCDLEDALENGPDYLEKLAGSVSRVLKI